From a region of the Acinetobacter larvae genome:
- a CDS encoding LysE family transporter: MSMLLTICALHFIAQLTPGPDVLLIAKSAAANRNIDTFKIILGITVGVVVWVVLTLLGFQVLIEQWPWIQQIIMVLGGIFLARMGVAMFKSGLASFNQSTDLNDERPVQRQNYFLLGLMTNLSNPKIVIYFSSVFSLALSSNASNSLKAELAFLIPLQTILTFSLLMFILSRPKIKQIYQYCSAYIDLISGGLFMLFAIWLWLDVWRTF, from the coding sequence ATGTCAATGTTATTGACGATTTGTGCATTACATTTTATTGCGCAATTAACGCCCGGTCCAGACGTTTTATTGATTGCTAAAAGCGCAGCCGCCAATCGAAATATCGATACCTTTAAAATTATTTTAGGCATTACTGTAGGGGTGGTTGTTTGGGTTGTTCTGACATTATTAGGCTTTCAAGTCCTCATTGAGCAATGGCCTTGGATTCAGCAAATTATTATGGTTTTGGGTGGGATATTCTTAGCGCGCATGGGCGTGGCGATGTTTAAGAGCGGTCTAGCTAGTTTTAATCAAAGTACAGATTTAAATGATGAGCGCCCAGTTCAGCGTCAAAATTATTTTCTATTGGGATTGATGACCAATTTATCCAATCCCAAAATTGTGATTTATTTTAGCAGTGTCTTTTCTCTGGCACTGAGTTCAAACGCCAGCAATAGTTTAAAAGCTGAATTGGCATTTTTAATTCCCTTACAAACGATTTTGACCTTTAGCTTGTTAATGTTTATTTTATCTCGCCCGAAAATCAAACAAATATATCAATATTGCAGCGCATATATTGATTTAATCTCAGGTGGCTTATTTATGCTATTTGCGATTTGGCTTTGGCTGGATGTGTGGCGTACCTTCTAA